In Orenia marismortui DSM 5156, the sequence TGCTGTTCTCTTCCTTTATCTTATCAATTGTGGTCTCCTGTATAGCATCTACTTTACCAGTAAGTAGAGTAGTGGATATCGACCCAGCAGTTACGTTGAAGGGAGAATGATTAACGTACAATGTACAGTTTACAATTGACAATTAAAATCTTTAAAGCCAATTCATAATAAGAAATTAATGCAATATTTGATTACCTATAGTTTAATTAATTTTCTGAAGAATTTAATCTTTTAATTGTAAATTATACATTGACAATTGTAAATTATAAAGGCGAGGTGTTAAAGATGGGTTTAATTACATTAGAGAGTGTATCAAAGATTTATGAGGGTGATGTAAGAGCCTTAGATGATGTGAGTTTAGAGATCAAGCATGGTGAATGGATCTCTGTTATGGGACCTTCAGGTTCTGGTAAGAGTACAATGTTGAATTTGATTGGCTGTATGGATACCCCAAGTTTAGGTGCAGTTAAGATAGATGGAATTGATATATCTCAATTGAATAAAAAAGAACTAACAAAAGTACGACGTGAAAAGATAGGATTAGTCTTTCAACAGTTTCATTTGGTACCTTATCTTACAGCTGTAGAGAATGTAATGGTAGCTCAATATTATCATAGTATGGCTGATGAAGAAGAAGCATTAAAAGCTTTAGAAAGAGTTGGCCTAGATCATCGTGCTAATCATCTACCTAAAGAATTATCTGGTGGGGAGCAGCAAAGGGTATGTATTGCTAGGGCATTAATTAATTATCCTAAATTAATCTTGGCTGATGAACCGACAGGTAATTTGGATAAAGAGAATGAACGAATAGTACTGGATTTATTTGAAGAGTTACATGAACAAGGTCATAGTATTATGATGGTAACCCATGATCCTAAAGTTGGTCAGTTGGCTGAAAGACAGATTAATTTAGAGTATGGGAAATTGGC encodes:
- a CDS encoding ABC transporter ATP-binding protein codes for the protein MGLITLESVSKIYEGDVRALDDVSLEIKHGEWISVMGPSGSGKSTMLNLIGCMDTPSLGAVKIDGIDISQLNKKELTKVRREKIGLVFQQFHLVPYLTAVENVMVAQYYHSMADEEEALKALERVGLDHRANHLPKELSGGEQQRVCIARALINYPKLILADEPTGNLDKENERIVLDLFEELHEQGHSIMMVTHDPKVGQLAERQINLEYGKLAK